The Bacteroidota bacterium genomic sequence GTCACCTTTATCCTGTCGCCGCGCGCAACAATTTTAAGCTTTGGGAAGCGCTTCTTTATCAGCTCCAAGTTGGTATCATTTATCCCGTAAATTTGAACAGGGTCCACCTGGTTAATTTCAATAATTTTCTCTGCCAAAATAGGTTGATTCTTTAAATGTTAGCTTTTTAGTTAATTTTATAGCGCAAAATAATTATTTTTTTGCGATCAGGCTTTATACTTTTACTAACAATGGCAATTATAACATTAACAAGCGATTTAGGCCTGAAAGACTACTACGTTAGCGCAGTAAAAGGTGCTATTTTAACTCAACTGCCCGATGTGAACATTGTTGATATTACACACCTTATTCCCTCATTCAATATACAGGAGGCTGCTTATGTTCTTAAAAACAGCTTTCCCAATTTTCCGGAAGGAACAATACACATAGTTGGTGTTAACGCTGAAGCTACTCCCCAAAATCCTCACATTGGATTGCTTGTCAGTGGTCACTATTTTATAGGTGCCGACAATGGTATGTTTTCACTGATGTTTGATAAGGTACCTGATAAAATTGTAGAACTGAACATTGGATATGACACGAACAGCCCCACATTTCCTACCCGCGATGTTTTTGTAAAAGCGGCCTGCCACCTTGCCCGCGGCGGAACGCTTGACCTGATAGGTTCCGCCAAACAGGGCGTTAATGAACGTATCATGTTCAGACCTGTCACTATTGGCGATACTATCCGGGGAAGTATTATTTATATTGATTGGTACAGCAACGTGGTAACCAATATTACGAATAGCCTCGTGAAAGAAGCAGGCAAAGGCCGTCCATTTGTGATTCGTTTTGGCAGCCACGAGATAAGTAAAATAAGCAGAACATATCACGATGTGGTTGAAGGTGAGATATTGGCCATGTTCAACGCGGCTGGCCACCTCGAAATTGCCATGAACAGCGGAAAAGCCAGCCAACTGCTAAACCTGCACATGGGAGATACAATAACACTTGTTTTTCAATGATAATCCGTATAGTTAAAATGACTTTCGTTCCTGAGAAGGTGAATGCCTTTTTGAAAGTATTCAATGAAGCGAAAAATAAAATATTGAACTCCGAGGGATGCAAACACGTAGAACTATTGACAGACTCAGAATGTCCCGGAGTACTTTTTACTTACAGTCATTGGGAAACACCCGAACATCTTGAAAAATATCGTAAATCCGAATTATTCAAAACCACCTGGGCGAATACCAAGATTTTGTTCGCGGATAAACCAGAGGCCTGGAGTTTGAAAGCTATCTAACTTGTTTCTTTCAGAATGCCGTAAAAAATCTCCAAAAATTCAACCTGAATGATAATTCCGTCATAAAACTGACGGAATTTTAGTGCCTTTGAAATTATTACAAGTGATAATTACCTGAATTGGATTGGTGGGTAAACTCTCAGGGCGCAGTAAGATTAATGTTTACATTGCATCCGTTCTTATCGTTGATATTTATAACATAAGTACCGGGACAGAGCTGATTTAAATACCTATTACTATAATTACCTGAAGCCGGCCAGGAATAACTGTATGGACTTGTACCACCTGTAGCTGTTACCATTATCCATTCCTTACAACCGCAACTTGCACAGCTCGCTGTACCTTTGGCAAATTGTCCGATTAAAGGAGGCGGTGAATTGATCACGGCTGTTGAAGTAGTTGTACACCCCTTTGAATCGGTTATTGTAACGGTATAATTTCCTGCGGTTAAACCGGACACCGCTGATGTTGTTCCCATAGAAACGGACCAGTTATATGTATACGGAGCTGTTCCGCTTGCGACCGAAGCCGAGACAGAACCATTTGTACTCTCTGTACAACTTGTATTTGCCGCAGTTACAGTAACAGTTACAGATGGATTTATAGTAATAGTTGCAGTTGCCGTAGATGTAGCCCCACCAGAGTCAGTTATGGTTACCGTATAAACAGTGGTTGAAACAGGGCAAGGAGCAATGTTCTGTGTAGTAGCTCCATTGCTCCACAAATATGTATACGGACCAGCCCCACCGCTGCTGCTGGAGGTTACTGAACCGCAGGATCCCGGGCAAACCGAATTGCCCGTAGCGGTAATTGTCGGTACAGAACAATTGATCACTTTCACAGTATCCGTTTTACTTGCACTACAGCCCGAACGGGTAACAGAATGCTGAACAATATAATTTCCGGTTGTTAAGAAAGTATATGAGAAATTAGTTGTTGTGCCGCTTACGTTGGCAGGTGTTATCGGTGATATAAACCAGTTATAAGTAACACCGGAACCAGTCGTTCCAGTATGGGTAAAGTCGACCTTGGTTCCAATGCAAACCGGTGATCCGGGTGATTTTGTGAATGATGCGATTGGAGCTATATTTGGATTTGTAAAATTCTCCACCAAAGTGGCTGCACATCCGGCTGAATCAGTTACCGTAAGCGTATATGACCCTTGTGCAAGCCCGGTGATAATACGTATTGTCTGACCGCTGCTCCAGGAATATGTATAGGGTGCAGTACCCCCGGTTACCGAAGGCAGCGCATTACTGCTGGCCCCGCAGGGATCATTATATACACTGCTTGTTATTGTGATCTTGGGGAAAAATGGTTGGGTAATATCTACTGAAACGGTAGATTGGCAGCCATTGCCATCTGTTGCGGTAACAGTATACATACCAACTGACAATCCGGTAACACTAGCAGTTGTATTTCCGGTTGACCATAAATAAGTATAGGGCGATACACCCCCTGATGCAACAACAGTAGCGGAGCCATCATTAGCACCCTGGCAATGTACACCCATTTGACTGCTCACCGATACTGCAATGGCGCCTGTTGACGTAACTGTTACCGCCACAGTATCTTTAACACAATTAATATCTGTAACGATAACACTGTATGTTCCTGCTGCCAACCCTGTAATTGTACGCGTAGTTTGTCCGCCCGGTAGCCAATAATAACTGAATGTAGAAACGCCGCCTGTAACATTAGCGGTTGCAGTACCAGTATTTCCGTTACTGCAATTTCCGGTTGGCGTAGCCGATGCGGCAAGTATTAAAGGTATCGGATTGCAGGCTCCCATATTAAGGCTGGCAAGAAAACCGTTGCCGCACGCCAGAATCTCACCGGGGTTGCTTCCAAGGGAAACATCATACACAGCTCCCGTAGTGGGTGCAGAAGTGATCAATGTCAGATTAGGGCTATACTTATAGACACCATTCGATGATCCTACATAAATATTATCACAGGTATCAACTGCGAAGCCTGAATTTCCGAATACAACACCTCCGGGGAGTGGTATTGTATTTATTATGTTTCCGGTTGCAAGATCCCTCCTTTCAAGTTTTCCGCCATTTGTGGTATATACAAAAAGCCTGCTGGCTATAATACAATGCATTGTACCAGGTTGGGCAGAAACGTGGCCCGTATACAACGCAGCACCGGCGGTTAAATAAGCAAACCCATAACCATGAGGTACGTTAAATAAAATGGAAGAAAGATTAGGAGATGCTTTAGCGCATGAGCCACCTGTATTCACAGTCATCGCATAATAATTACGGTCAGGCC encodes the following:
- a CDS encoding SAM-dependent chlorinase/fluorinase, yielding MAIITLTSDLGLKDYYVSAVKGAILTQLPDVNIVDITHLIPSFNIQEAAYVLKNSFPNFPEGTIHIVGVNAEATPQNPHIGLLVSGHYFIGADNGMFSLMFDKVPDKIVELNIGYDTNSPTFPTRDVFVKAACHLARGGTLDLIGSAKQGVNERIMFRPVTIGDTIRGSIIYIDWYSNVVTNITNSLVKEAGKGRPFVIRFGSHEISKISRTYHDVVEGEILAMFNAAGHLEIAMNSGKASQLLNLHMGDTITLVFQ
- a CDS encoding antibiotic biosynthesis monooxygenase, coding for MIIRIVKMTFVPEKVNAFLKVFNEAKNKILNSEGCKHVELLTDSECPGVLFTYSHWETPEHLEKYRKSELFKTTWANTKILFADKPEAWSLKAI